The Neorhodopirellula lusitana genome contains a region encoding:
- a CDS encoding PAS and helix-turn-helix domain-containing protein codes for MTQISRTTDAKTQQHRIDPPEIDPASLWSAMTQSKGIGVCVTDAEGRLLFVNDTAMVLFSKESNIEYQGKSISDFHSPQYVKERLTMIGRVLDEGRPLAMNHVYHGKRIHSTVWPIRDTKPPFNRVVVVSKTEAGLLFDQSPETVELIETQFIDFGPLDVLTKREVEVAILLGHGMSVPKVAKLLHRSPKTIERHKSSITQKLKLRGQAELIMTISEMGLDLDDLKLQRLPMPRDD; via the coding sequence GTGACGCAAATCTCCCGCACCACCGACGCAAAAACACAGCAGCACCGAATCGATCCGCCCGAGATTGATCCGGCTTCCCTGTGGTCAGCAATGACCCAAAGCAAAGGCATTGGCGTTTGTGTGACGGATGCAGAAGGCCGGCTACTGTTCGTCAACGACACCGCCATGGTGCTGTTCTCGAAAGAGTCAAACATCGAATACCAAGGCAAATCGATCAGCGATTTTCATTCGCCCCAATACGTCAAAGAGCGTTTGACCATGATCGGTAGGGTCCTTGATGAAGGGCGCCCATTGGCAATGAACCATGTCTATCACGGCAAGCGAATTCACTCCACGGTTTGGCCCATTCGAGATACCAAGCCACCGTTCAATCGCGTCGTCGTCGTCAGCAAGACAGAGGCTGGTTTGCTCTTCGACCAATCCCCCGAAACGGTCGAACTAATCGAAACGCAATTCATCGACTTTGGACCGCTCGACGTACTCACAAAACGTGAAGTCGAGGTGGCGATCTTGCTAGGGCATGGCATGAGTGTTCCCAAGGTCGCGAAACTCTTGCACCGCAGCCCGAAAACAATCGAACGCCATAAGTCCTCGATCACTCAAAAACTAAAACTTCGCGGACAGGCAGAATTGATAATGACCATCAGTGAAATGGGGCTCGACCTGGATGACCTGAAACTCCAGCGATTACCAATGCCTCGCGACGACTGA
- a CDS encoding DUF3302 domain-containing protein, which produces MEYQFEGLGPTLSVVTLLFLFAAVIVVVAVAVGIAALPGQIAKRRNHPQAAAVNICGWFGLPTGVLWVVALVWAYYRFEPLGTVSAADQESLAKQLRELEKSVASLESGLAGASR; this is translated from the coding sequence ATGGAATATCAGTTTGAGGGTCTTGGTCCGACGTTAAGTGTCGTGACGCTGCTCTTCTTGTTTGCTGCGGTCATTGTGGTCGTTGCGGTCGCGGTGGGGATCGCTGCCTTGCCTGGTCAGATCGCAAAAAGACGCAACCACCCTCAGGCTGCGGCCGTCAATATTTGTGGCTGGTTCGGATTGCCGACCGGTGTTTTATGGGTCGTGGCTTTGGTCTGGGCGTATTATCGGTTCGAGCCACTGGGAACCGTTTCTGCAGCGGATCAAGAATCTCTTGCCAAGCAGCTTCGCGAGTTGGAAAAATCGGTCGCGAGTTTGGAATCTGGTTTGGCGGGAGCTTCTCGATGA
- a CDS encoding HlyD family secretion protein, with translation MSWILGGVYCGVIWLVFAKLKLVRLSLPLAILLASVGPSLIVALLLCAQYLHPYTPTAIVLERIDPITPQLSRSGRVLEIMARPNEMIRKGDTLFTIDPVPYENAVRRGETGLEQATQNVDLANSSVALAEAVAQRAESDLEYAKNNRDRQQELRESGGASQDELERSITLFRQAVATMTQAEESLTQAKLSVDVAKTKVTEASVAVENAQYDLLQTTVLAPSDGYVTNLQLREGMMVGGGGTSAVMTFIREPDQENKGVVLATFAEKNFLRIKSGQYAEVALDGYPGQILTGRVLNVIDASGTGQLTASGTLPSTVISGQPTMFAVRIRLDDGETIRLPGGAQGIAAIYTENIQVAGIPIMFLIRANSWLNYLK, from the coding sequence ATGAGTTGGATTCTTGGTGGTGTTTATTGCGGTGTCATTTGGCTTGTCTTTGCGAAACTTAAGTTGGTTCGCTTGTCTTTGCCGCTAGCGATCTTGTTGGCCTCGGTTGGGCCTTCGCTGATTGTTGCCCTGTTGTTGTGTGCGCAGTACTTGCACCCGTACACACCCACCGCAATTGTCTTGGAGCGTATTGATCCGATTACCCCGCAGCTTTCACGTTCGGGTCGGGTGTTGGAGATCATGGCTCGCCCCAACGAGATGATTCGTAAAGGCGACACTCTCTTCACGATCGATCCGGTTCCGTATGAGAACGCGGTTCGGCGTGGCGAGACTGGTTTGGAGCAGGCGACGCAGAATGTCGATCTGGCGAATTCGTCGGTTGCGCTTGCGGAAGCTGTTGCTCAGCGTGCCGAATCCGATTTGGAGTATGCAAAGAACAATCGGGATCGACAGCAGGAGCTCCGAGAGTCAGGCGGTGCTAGCCAAGACGAACTCGAACGCTCGATCACGCTATTCCGTCAGGCGGTCGCGACCATGACGCAAGCGGAAGAGTCGCTGACCCAAGCGAAGTTGTCCGTGGATGTCGCGAAAACGAAAGTGACAGAGGCGAGTGTGGCAGTTGAGAACGCACAGTACGACCTTCTGCAAACGACAGTCCTCGCTCCGTCAGACGGATACGTGACCAACTTGCAGCTTCGCGAGGGAATGATGGTGGGCGGTGGTGGCACCAGCGCCGTGATGACCTTCATTCGCGAACCGGATCAGGAGAACAAGGGGGTGGTCTTGGCGACCTTCGCTGAAAAGAACTTTTTGCGAATCAAGTCGGGCCAGTACGCTGAAGTGGCATTGGACGGGTACCCGGGACAGATTCTGACTGGACGGGTGCTCAATGTGATCGATGCCTCGGGGACGGGCCAACTGACTGCCTCGGGGACGTTGCCGTCGACGGTGATTTCCGGGCAGCCGACCATGTTTGCGGTGCGAATCCGCCTTGATGACGGCGAGACAATTCGACTGCCCGGCGGTGCTCAAGGGATCGCGGCGATTTATACCGAAAACATTCAAGTTGCCGGGATTCCCATCATGTTTCTGATTCGCGCCAATAGCTGGTTGAACTACCTTAAATAG
- a CDS encoding 3-keto-disaccharide hydrolase translates to MNSRLTALLLGLAIVSVANPQSLIAQHLETKPANKQPIPPADPDTPTWTDPELAQLQSPAFGYMGEYRQGEQAIQVVPCQGRFYLSIYQGGLPGAGWDGSTIAHEWIDKDAIESRLNGLTKVDRSAQLDFTAPPANATVLFDGNGTEHWSFAKVKNGLLQAGAKTKENFQDFRLHFETMVPFKPELQLAHPDRGNSGVFALGAYEVQVCDTFGIDFAPDRWDTDKVLKTPSTWCGGIYGIKPADVNICLPPLAWQTFDVEFTAARFQDDQKVSSARMTIWQNGVLIHNDVTLPSGTGGGPSGPRAEVPAGPIYIQNHHNPTQYRNVWIVKTNTGS, encoded by the coding sequence ATGAATTCTCGACTCACTGCACTGCTATTGGGTCTGGCAATCGTCAGTGTTGCCAACCCCCAGTCCCTGATCGCCCAACACCTTGAGACGAAGCCTGCCAACAAACAACCGATTCCCCCTGCAGACCCCGACACTCCAACCTGGACCGATCCTGAGCTTGCGCAGTTGCAGTCGCCAGCGTTCGGATACATGGGCGAATATCGCCAGGGTGAACAGGCAATTCAGGTGGTTCCCTGCCAAGGTCGGTTTTACCTTTCAATCTATCAGGGTGGACTTCCAGGCGCAGGCTGGGACGGCAGCACGATTGCACATGAATGGATCGATAAGGATGCCATTGAAAGCCGATTGAATGGACTAACGAAAGTCGACCGCTCAGCGCAACTGGATTTCACTGCACCACCCGCCAACGCAACCGTCTTGTTCGACGGCAATGGTACCGAACACTGGAGTTTCGCGAAGGTCAAGAACGGTCTGTTGCAAGCCGGAGCCAAAACCAAAGAGAACTTCCAGGACTTTCGCCTTCACTTCGAAACCATGGTGCCCTTCAAACCCGAACTGCAACTCGCACACCCGGACCGGGGCAACAGCGGCGTCTTCGCCCTGGGTGCCTACGAGGTGCAGGTCTGCGACACTTTCGGAATCGACTTTGCACCCGACCGCTGGGACACCGACAAGGTACTCAAAACGCCTTCGACTTGGTGCGGTGGAATCTACGGCATCAAACCCGCCGACGTGAATATTTGCTTGCCGCCTCTCGCCTGGCAAACCTTCGACGTCGAATTCACTGCCGCTCGGTTCCAGGATGACCAAAAGGTCTCCAGTGCCAGAATGACGATCTGGCAAAATGGCGTGCTGATCCACAACGATGTCACGCTACCCAGCGGTACCGGCGGCGGACCGAGTGGACCGCGAGCGGAAGTGCCTGCTGGACCGATCTACATCCAGAACCACCACAACCCTACCCAGTACCGGAACGTTTGGATCGTCAAGACCAACACGGGTTCGTAG
- a CDS encoding glycoside hydrolase family 117 protein yields MKSHLPFATSLAIGLLALLVGHSFCTTASAQQTGFPFILPKEKPNRPLSAAMQRNYDNYLAPRPENNELYTQFKYTRLKGFDYHNGDGTVSRRDPSKVIVANGKYYVWYTKRDTPTPPQGADKSTDTIPSSDWDLSDIWYATSKDGFTWEEQGVAVPRPPKPQVGWRSVTTTDILVWKGKYYLYYQGFMEASGKRGDDCPVAVSYADSPDGPWTPHNQVVIPNGAEGEWDQYSIHDPYPLVYKGKIYLYYKSDFDGDPRLIRMQGLATADNPLGPFTKSPLNPVINSGHETTMFPFQEGIAALVIRDGNEHSTVQYAKDGVNFNIASISLMMPNAAGPYIPDAFTDTKDGRGISWGISHFTNATTWAQNHAILARFDCDLSQDVDDPQMKRTGLYLRPEVHFQQGLGGAQRKRVDEANRAVIGQ; encoded by the coding sequence ATGAAAAGCCATCTCCCATTCGCCACCTCGCTAGCAATCGGCTTATTGGCACTGCTAGTCGGCCATTCGTTTTGCACAACGGCGTCCGCCCAGCAAACCGGCTTCCCGTTTATCCTGCCAAAGGAAAAACCCAATCGCCCACTCAGCGCAGCGATGCAACGCAATTACGACAACTACCTTGCACCTCGCCCCGAAAACAACGAACTCTACACACAATTCAAATACACCCGGTTGAAAGGCTTCGACTATCACAATGGGGACGGCACCGTGTCGCGTCGAGACCCATCCAAAGTGATCGTTGCTAACGGCAAGTACTACGTGTGGTACACCAAACGCGACACCCCAACCCCACCTCAAGGTGCAGACAAGTCGACTGACACGATCCCATCGTCCGACTGGGACCTGTCTGACATCTGGTACGCGACCAGCAAAGATGGCTTCACTTGGGAAGAACAAGGCGTCGCAGTACCTCGCCCCCCCAAGCCTCAAGTCGGCTGGCGATCCGTAACGACCACCGACATCTTGGTTTGGAAGGGAAAATACTATCTGTATTACCAAGGCTTCATGGAAGCAAGCGGCAAGCGTGGTGATGATTGCCCCGTGGCGGTTTCCTATGCGGACTCACCAGACGGTCCTTGGACACCACACAATCAGGTCGTCATTCCGAACGGTGCCGAAGGCGAGTGGGACCAGTATTCAATCCACGATCCTTATCCGCTGGTCTACAAAGGCAAAATCTACCTGTACTACAAATCTGACTTTGATGGCGATCCTCGTCTCATTCGCATGCAAGGATTGGCAACCGCCGACAATCCATTGGGTCCGTTCACAAAGAGCCCACTCAACCCCGTTATCAACTCGGGACACGAAACGACCATGTTCCCGTTCCAAGAGGGGATCGCGGCCTTGGTGATTCGCGATGGGAACGAGCACTCAACGGTTCAGTACGCCAAAGACGGCGTGAACTTCAATATCGCATCGATCTCGCTAATGATGCCCAACGCGGCCGGCCCTTACATTCCTGACGCGTTTACAGATACGAAAGACGGGCGTGGGATCAGTTGGGGAATCTCGCACTTCACCAACGCCACGACCTGGGCCCAGAACCACGCAATCTTGGCGAGATTCGACTGTGACCTAAGCCAAGATGTCGACGATCCCCAAATGAAACGGACTGGACTGTACCTGCGTCCTGAAGTGCATTTCCAACAGGGTTTGGGCGGCGCACAAAGAAAACGTGTTGACGAAGCCAACCGAGCGGTCATTGGCCAGTAA
- a CDS encoding sulfatase family protein, whose amino-acid sequence MNRVSLRVLLACVSVAAGLALASISTPGRAETTTSADTEIRSHASDRPNILWITIEDWSPDLSCYGTKGIQTPHVDKLAAEGVRYDRAFTTSPVCSTSRSAMMTGFHQNFIGAHQHRTTNKQPLPYGIRPVPHLFADAGYFTCLMSRKTDVNFLPDKKEELFQGNDWSEREADQPFFARITFGGTHRAWNRDPVRPIALEDVELPPYYPDTPFIRRDWANGLEQMQLVDREVGELLKRLDDEGLSDNTLVFFIGDHGRCHIRGKQFLYDEGTRIPMIMRWPGKVQPGQVNDDLVMSIDICATILEAAGIPEPVSLHGKSLFSDDIKQRQYVFAARDKMDAAHDAMRSIRSDRYKLILNLMPERAYCQFSRYKEECYPPLAELNVLNLEGKLTAEQAAFMAPNKPAIEMFDLRNDPHELHNLADDPKLAKVKSELLTELEKWRRDVIKDQGVSDEFRAVGIFPKTCPTSTVGQWVQENGDVYDFEKNGYPAWYPTRTLEEWRAVKALWEPYVFRDPDIKVARPSVPYTQKLSKKKNTK is encoded by the coding sequence ATGAATCGAGTCTCCCTTCGCGTCCTACTAGCCTGCGTCTCAGTGGCCGCCGGTTTAGCGTTAGCAAGTATTTCGACTCCCGGTAGGGCCGAGACCACCACCTCAGCCGACACCGAGATCCGCTCCCACGCCTCCGATCGCCCTAACATCCTGTGGATCACGATCGAAGATTGGTCGCCCGACCTTTCTTGCTATGGCACAAAGGGGATCCAGACACCCCACGTCGACAAGCTCGCAGCCGAGGGCGTTCGATACGACCGAGCCTTCACCACGTCGCCGGTGTGCTCGACATCGCGTTCAGCAATGATGACGGGTTTCCACCAGAACTTCATCGGCGCACACCAGCATCGTACAACTAACAAACAGCCATTGCCGTACGGGATTCGTCCTGTCCCGCACCTGTTCGCGGATGCGGGCTACTTCACCTGCCTGATGAGCAGGAAGACGGATGTCAACTTCCTGCCCGATAAGAAGGAAGAACTGTTCCAGGGCAACGACTGGAGCGAGCGTGAAGCGGACCAGCCTTTCTTTGCTCGCATCACTTTCGGTGGCACGCATCGCGCATGGAACCGAGATCCAGTCCGTCCGATTGCTTTGGAAGATGTTGAACTTCCCCCGTACTACCCTGACACGCCCTTCATTCGCCGCGACTGGGCCAACGGCCTGGAACAGATGCAACTAGTTGATCGCGAAGTCGGCGAGTTGCTAAAGCGACTCGATGACGAAGGGCTATCTGACAACACACTTGTCTTCTTCATTGGGGATCACGGTCGATGTCACATCCGTGGCAAGCAGTTTCTATATGACGAGGGCACACGGATCCCCATGATCATGCGATGGCCTGGGAAGGTGCAACCAGGCCAAGTCAACGACGACTTGGTGATGTCAATTGACATCTGCGCAACGATCTTAGAAGCCGCGGGTATTCCAGAACCCGTTTCGCTGCATGGCAAAAGCTTATTCAGCGACGACATCAAGCAACGCCAATACGTCTTCGCGGCTCGTGACAAAATGGATGCCGCTCACGATGCAATGCGGTCCATTCGTTCAGACAGATACAAGTTAATTCTGAATCTAATGCCCGAACGAGCCTACTGTCAGTTCAGCCGCTACAAAGAAGAATGCTATCCGCCCCTGGCCGAACTGAATGTCCTGAACCTGGAAGGCAAACTAACGGCCGAGCAAGCGGCGTTCATGGCTCCCAATAAGCCAGCGATCGAAATGTTTGATCTGCGCAATGACCCGCATGAACTTCATAACCTTGCCGATGATCCGAAGCTTGCAAAAGTGAAATCGGAACTGCTGACCGAACTTGAAAAGTGGCGGCGTGATGTCATCAAAGATCAAGGCGTTTCAGACGAATTCCGAGCCGTCGGCATCTTTCCCAAAACGTGCCCCACCTCGACGGTCGGCCAATGGGTTCAAGAAAACGGCGACGTGTACGACTTCGAGAAAAACGGTTATCCGGCCTGGTATCCCACCCGCACACTTGAGGAATGGCGGGCCGTCAAAGCGTTGTGGGAACCCTACGTCTTTCGTGATCCAGATATCAAAGTAGCAAGACCATCGGTGCCCTACACCCAAAAGCTCAGTAAGAAAAAGAACACGAAATAG
- a CDS encoding arylsulfatase, producing the protein MFKYLISILCLFPASTSFATDRPNVIVILTDDQGYGDMGCHGNPWLKTPNLDRLAAESVQLEDYHVDPICTPTRAALMTGRYCTRVGAWDVIQGRQLLQSDETTMADIFERSGYRTGMFGKWHLGDAWPYATRFRGFQTVVRHLAGGTDEISNPSDNDFFDDTYYHNGKPKNSQGYCTDVFFNELHQFISRDSDQPFFAYLPLNAMHSPHTVAEKYSAPFEAMGHPEKRSKFYGMIINFDENLGRLFEVMQEHNLNDNTILVFMGDNGTAEGNGDPKGSGVSIVHGNPINLEAGFNSGMRGAKGSTYEGGHRVACFARWPGKWEAGKQVHQLTSHRDWLPTFIDVCGLQRDQKEPFDGQSIAPLLVSNLGQDAQAEAASTPEGWPDRTLFIQRQSDTPVLGKRSGNGHNSPSYAILTEKWRMVDGALYDHASDPGQNHDVAADHPDVVEELYQNYQQHFADVFAEGQPFARFQIGGQENPTQFTVRDWHPVKTGKAAGRVIWQQSQLGDDSIFINGFWAINVIQPGRYQIRLTRHPDDAPDSMKATVARLQIGDQILRQTISPDATSVQFEMDLPMGPARLQGWLTDQKTGKDRGAYFVNIRLHR; encoded by the coding sequence ATGTTCAAGTACCTCATTTCGATTCTTTGCCTATTCCCGGCGAGTACTTCATTCGCGACGGACCGCCCTAACGTGATCGTGATTCTTACAGATGACCAAGGCTATGGTGACATGGGATGTCACGGCAATCCTTGGCTGAAGACGCCCAACCTAGATCGCCTCGCAGCCGAGAGCGTGCAATTAGAAGACTATCACGTCGATCCGATTTGCACGCCAACCCGCGCCGCGTTGATGACCGGACGTTACTGCACTCGAGTCGGAGCCTGGGACGTGATTCAAGGGCGACAGCTTCTTCAGAGTGATGAAACGACGATGGCAGACATCTTCGAGCGTTCTGGCTACCGAACTGGCATGTTTGGGAAGTGGCACCTCGGCGACGCGTGGCCCTACGCGACACGGTTTCGCGGATTCCAAACGGTCGTACGACACTTGGCTGGTGGTACGGACGAAATCAGCAACCCATCAGACAACGATTTCTTCGATGACACCTACTACCACAACGGCAAGCCAAAAAACTCACAAGGATATTGCACGGATGTCTTCTTCAATGAACTACATCAATTCATTTCACGAGACTCCGACCAACCGTTCTTTGCGTATCTACCACTTAATGCAATGCACAGCCCACACACGGTTGCTGAGAAGTATTCCGCTCCGTTCGAAGCGATGGGGCATCCCGAAAAGCGATCTAAGTTCTATGGAATGATCATCAACTTCGATGAGAATCTAGGTCGCTTATTCGAAGTGATGCAGGAACATAATCTGAACGACAACACGATCCTTGTCTTCATGGGCGACAACGGAACAGCAGAGGGCAATGGAGATCCCAAAGGAAGCGGAGTGTCCATCGTACACGGCAATCCAATCAATCTCGAAGCGGGCTTCAATTCTGGAATGCGAGGTGCCAAGGGTTCAACTTACGAAGGTGGACATCGGGTCGCCTGTTTTGCACGTTGGCCCGGAAAGTGGGAAGCCGGTAAACAGGTGCATCAACTCACATCCCATCGGGATTGGCTGCCGACGTTCATCGATGTCTGTGGTCTTCAGCGTGACCAGAAGGAACCATTCGATGGACAATCCATCGCCCCGCTCCTCGTCAGCAACCTAGGCCAGGACGCCCAAGCCGAGGCGGCCAGCACCCCCGAAGGTTGGCCCGACCGAACTCTGTTCATTCAGCGTCAATCTGATACGCCAGTCCTCGGTAAACGATCCGGGAACGGACACAACTCACCCAGCTATGCCATCTTGACTGAGAAATGGCGAATGGTGGACGGTGCCCTTTATGACCACGCCAGTGACCCGGGACAGAATCATGATGTTGCTGCCGACCACCCTGATGTCGTTGAAGAACTTTACCAGAATTACCAACAACACTTTGCCGACGTCTTCGCCGAAGGCCAACCCTTCGCAAGATTTCAAATCGGTGGGCAAGAAAACCCAACCCAGTTTACCGTGCGTGACTGGCACCCTGTGAAAACGGGCAAAGCAGCCGGCCGGGTGATTTGGCAACAATCCCAACTGGGCGATGACTCGATATTCATCAATGGGTTCTGGGCCATCAATGTAATCCAGCCTGGCCGCTACCAAATCCGCTTAACTAGACACCCAGACGATGCCCCAGACTCGATGAAAGCAACCGTGGCACGTTTGCAGATCGGCGACCAAATCCTGCGTCAGACGATCTCGCCCGACGCCACGTCGGTGCAGTTTGAGATGGACCTGCCAATGGGCCCCGCTCGTTTGCAAGGCTGGCTAACGGATCAAAAAACCGGGAAAGACCGCGGCGCCTACTTCGTCAACATTCGGTTGCACCGGTGA